One window of Quercus robur chromosome 12, dhQueRobu3.1, whole genome shotgun sequence genomic DNA carries:
- the LOC126708909 gene encoding dehydration-responsive element-binding protein 2A-like, with amino-acid sequence MGYLDQGVPMESSKKRKTRGNGLSVAETLAKLESYGDDAKRARKFSSKGPKNGCMKGKGGAENLQCNYRGVRQRTWGKWVAEICEPNRGKKLWLGTFDTADDAASANDEAARAMYAASARLNFPESVSTMSGPTPAGFEASADESTSSLVKDESTDNGQEELLAFSENELFDAAELIALLEDNLDFTDSVLDFGFDVNQLRFPDTEADLPSLVDTEGRDEPM; translated from the coding sequence ATGGGTTATCTTGATCAAGGTGTGCCCATGGAATCTTCAAAGAAGAGGAAGACTAGAGGCAATGGATTGTCTGTGGCTGAGACATTGGCCAAGCTTGAGTCTTATGGTGATGATGCGAAACGTGCTCGTAAATTTTCCTCCAAAGGGCCAAAGAATGGGTGCATGAAAGGAAAAGGAGGGGCTGAGAATTTACAGTGTAATTACAGGGGGGTTAGGCAAAGGACCTGGGGCAAATGGGTTGCGGAGATTTGTGAACCAAATAGGGGGAAGAAGCTCTGGCTTGGGACATTTGATACTGCTGACGATGCCGCCTCTGCTAATGATGAAGCAGCAAGAGCAATGTATGCTGCCTCGGCTAGACTCAACTTTCCAGAGTCTGTTTCCACTATGTCAGGTCCTACTCCTGCGGGATTTGAGGCTTCTGCTGATGAAAGTACAAGTAGTTTGGTAAAGGATGAATCTACTGATAATGGACAGGAGGAATTGCTGGCTTTTTCTGAAAATGAGTTATTTGATGCGGCAGAACTTATAGCACTATTAGAAGATAATCTTGACTTCACAGATTCAGTACtggattttggttttgatgtGAATCAACTTAGATTCCCTGACACTGAAGCTGACTTGCCAAGTTTGGTGGACACTGAAGGAAGGGATGAGCCTATGTGA